One Algoriphagus sp. Y33 genomic window, TGTATTTTCCCATTATAAAATGTAAGAACGTGGGTACCGATTTCATGGTGGACCAAGGCTTTGATCCGCCGCATAGGGACTTTAAAGCTAGAACCTATATATAATTGTCCTTTGGAAACCAGCATTCCGACAATGTCGTGTTTCACCTCTACTTTTGAGTCAAGCTCCGGATATAGGGTTTTATACTGCGCTATTTCATCCGAGCAAAACTTCGCCATGTCGTAAGGATCTATCCATTCTACATCCTCATGGCTGTCTGGCCGTAACGTTTTTAAAAGAAGCTTGGCCGTCTCATACAAGTCGACTTCCGGGGAACTGTATAGTCGGATGCTACTATACATGAAGTTTTTGGTTCCCCGCTCCTTTAGCATGGTGATCTGCTTTTCGAGTTCCTCACGTTTTTCGGTGTAGAGATATAAAAGTGTAGGATCTTCTATCCCTTTGATATCAATCCTGAATAATTCTTCTTTCAGTCGATCGGGGTCAACAGGCAAATTCCGATAGAGGAACTTCGGATTTTTTTGATGCCGGTTTGCAATAAACTCCTCCTTGGCCTGCATGGTATTAGTCGGAGAAATCAACAGTAAAAACTGAAACTTAGCTTCAATTTCAGAGAGATGCTGATCTACTTCCCAAACTTTCTCGTCCACCTGCATGGTGCCCAAACGCTGGTAATTGGGAATATCGAAGGAAGTCTGCACACGGATAAATTCATAAACTGCCTTTCGTAGGATATTAGAAAAAGCATGCTTAAAATCTTTAAAAACAAGGTAGAAAAACTCCTTTTTATCTTGGTCTTGAAAGAACGGCGGGATCTCCAACCCCATCAAATAAATCCCCGCCTCCTGACATTGCTTTAAAGTCAGAAAATCCTCCAAATGGTCAGGATGACGTATAGTATCCTTTTCCACCCGAACGGTCAGCTCTTGATGAGACTTACAAAATGACTCCAATCCATCTTGAAATGCTTTGACTGTATTTGGAGCTTTGTCTTTGGCCGTCTTGAGTACAAAGGTTTTACTGTCCTGCCTTCCGACCCAAACTTCAAGCACCATCACCGAGCCATATTCTTCGGCCAGTTCCTTTGACAATTCCTTGACTAGAATAGCAATGTCAGAATTAAAATCTGTCGTGGCTTCAGTGATGAGGTAAGATGACTCCGCTCGAATTAGATGGGATATTTTGAAATGATCATGTTTTTCTTCTCTATAGACCAAAAGAAACGGCAGTCTTCGCTCTATCCTTATTCGGTTTTTGCCTCCAAGTGAAAGGTTGAGAACATTTCCCGTTTTAAGAGCTTCTGTAAGTGCTTCTTTTGTCTTTTTATCGATCATTACTTCTCCTCCTCGTCTGCGTTACTGTAAAAATTGTTTTCCTCGTCCTCGGAACCAATATCTTCCTGCTCATCATCCAATTCGCTTCCGGGAACGTCCATATCATCTCCAGTGAAATCAACTTTCCGATTTCTCTCAATAAGCTGTTCATCATCACCGCCATCATCCCGTAGGTTTGCCTCCTTTGATCCTAGAGCTTCCAGATCTTCCTTGGTTACCTTAGCTTCCTTGACGAGTTCTTCTGTTGACTTATCCTTTAAGTTTTTCGAGTTTCCCTGCTTAGTCGTTTTCATAGCTTTTTCTTTAGGTTAAGGCAACATGGATGCCCTATGACAGAAAAAACTCTTAAAAAAAATCAAATTACCTTGAGAAAGGCGATAGCCCTGTTTTCCTTCTATTCAAAAAATATTTGAGATTATCCAACTTAATTCCGAGCCGATCTATGTGCAGTAATGTTCCCGGAATGAGTAAAGTTTCAACTACCTTTTCTGCGATAAAGGAAGGTAAAGCAAGTTATCATCCTTATCCACAATTATTTCCAATCCATCTTTGGTCGTCCCGATTTTACTAAACTGATCCAATTCCACCAACAAGCTATCTGAAGTCGATAAGCGCGGATAATTGCCATATGCATAAGCTGTTTTTTCTTCCAAGGCTATTGAATCTATTCCAGAAAGGAGGTTTTTATATAAAAAACCAGTCATTCCTTCAATAGTCTTTATCTGAAACCAGTCCGACGTCGCAGCCTTAATGAAAACAAGCTCTTCTACCTTCATTCTGGATATAACAGCTGACTTGGTACTCGGCCCATTTCTCAAATTTGCTTGAGATACATTCACCTTCATAGCAGGAGAAAACTGCTCATCCGGCAACAACGGTGCAGCTATAAAATCATTTTTAATCGCTGGAAAAGGATTAATAGCTCCACTTTGATAAATTCCAAAATGTAAATGCGGCGCTGTAGTTCTAGCATTACCGGTGTTCCCTACCAGTCCCAATGTATCTCCCGGTTTTACCCGCTGTAGATTCCTAACCAGCTGACTGTCTAAATGAGCAAAATAAAGATTCCAGTTACGTTCACTGTCCCTCACCCAAACTTGCTTACCTCCTAATCCACGATCCCGAACGGCAGTGACTACGCCCTCTACAGGAGCAAGGACAGGTGTACCGCGCTCCGCAAAAATATCAACGCCCTCATGCGTCCTACGTCCGCCATCACGCACATCACCCCAAACACTTTGTATTGCTCTGCTGTTTTTTCCCTCCACAGGAAAAACAGCATAGGTGGCAGTGCCACTAATCCTTAGCTGAAAGTTCCCCTGACCAAGAAGTTCCGGCTGAATCCGAATCACATAATATCCAGTTTTACCGGCTTCAAACTTCACCGAGTCATTTTGAGCGGTGTAGGACTTTAGTTCCTTCCACTCCGGCCCTTCCAATAAGTCAACAATCAATTCACTGCTGTCATTTGCATGCCACCGTACTACTATGTTGATGGATGCTCCCTGTTCTAACTGGATTTTCCACGCTTCAGCA contains:
- a CDS encoding flavohemoglobin expression-modulating QEGLA motif protein encodes the protein MIDKKTKEALTEALKTGNVLNLSLGGKNRIRIERRLPFLLVYREEKHDHFKISHLIRAESSYLITEATTDFNSDIAILVKELSKELAEEYGSVMVLEVWVGRQDSKTFVLKTAKDKAPNTVKAFQDGLESFCKSHQELTVRVEKDTIRHPDHLEDFLTLKQCQEAGIYLMGLEIPPFFQDQDKKEFFYLVFKDFKHAFSNILRKAVYEFIRVQTSFDIPNYQRLGTMQVDEKVWEVDQHLSEIEAKFQFLLLISPTNTMQAKEEFIANRHQKNPKFLYRNLPVDPDRLKEELFRIDIKGIEDPTLLYLYTEKREELEKQITMLKERGTKNFMYSSIRLYSSPEVDLYETAKLLLKTLRPDSHEDVEWIDPYDMAKFCSDEIAQYKTLYPELDSKVEVKHDIVGMLVSKGQLYIGSSFKVPMRRIKALVHHEIGTHVLTFYNGKIQPFGQMSSGFADYDELQEGLAVLAEYLVGGLTNNRLRTLAARVVAGRSVTEGMSFGETYHLLTADYNEVPEQAFQITARAYQGGGCTKDIIYLRGLIKLIDYLQNGGDLEPLYVGKIGFKHIPLIQELRIRDIIKPSPLVPNFLQTDTAQLRLKKLKEGLSLPELVN
- a CDS encoding peptidoglycan DD-metalloendopeptidase family protein; this encodes MRNLISKLVLCVLLGILICSCNRSVRIFKSNSARIQYENKLESSGINSTKIGEEWLNSADEALLNAPLLQVPIAIQGSFKSKSIAAEAWKIQLEQGASINIVVRWHANDSSELIVDLLEGPEWKELKSYTAQNDSVKFEAGKTGYYVIRIQPELLGQGNFQLRISGTATYAVFPVEGKNSRAIQSVWGDVRDGGRRTHEGVDIFAERGTPVLAPVEGVVTAVRDRGLGGKQVWVRDSERNWNLYFAHLDSQLVRNLQRVKPGDTLGLVGNTGNARTTAPHLHFGIYQSGAINPFPAIKNDFIAAPLLPDEQFSPAMKVNVSQANLRNGPSTKSAVISRMKVEELVFIKAATSDWFQIKTIEGMTGFLYKNLLSGIDSIALEEKTAYAYGNYPRLSTSDSLLVELDQFSKIGTTKDGLEIIVDKDDNLLYLPLSQKR